One genomic segment of Hevea brasiliensis isolate MT/VB/25A 57/8 chromosome 3, ASM3005281v1, whole genome shotgun sequence includes these proteins:
- the LOC110640346 gene encoding syntaxin-71 yields MSVIDILTRVDAICKKYDKYDVEKQKDLNVSGDDAFARLYAVVEADIEAALQKAELASKEKNKASAVALNAEIRRTKAKLLEEVPKLQRLAIKKVKGLSTEELAARNDLVLALPDRVEAIPDGTAAAPKQTGGWGASASRTEIKFDSDGRFDSEYFQESETSSQFRQEYEMRRMKQDQGLDMISEGLDTLKNMAHDMNEELDRQVPLMDEIDTKVDKATADLKNTNVRLKDTVNQLRSSRNFCIDIILLCIILGIAAYLYNVLKK; encoded by the exons ATGAGCGTCATCGACATTTTAACCAGAGTTGATGCGATCTGCAAGAAGTATGACAAATACGACGTCGAAAAGCAAAAGGATCTCAATGTCTCCGGCGACGATGCCTTCGCTCGCCTCTACGCTGTTGTTGAGGCTGATATCGAAGCCGCTCTTCAG AAAGCGGAGCTTGCTTCAAAAGAGAAAAATAAGGCATCTGCTGTTGCTTTGAATGCGGAGATTCGTCGGACAAAGGCGAAATTGCTAGAGGAGGTCCCTAAGTTGCAGAGATTGGCTATAAAGAAG GTTAAAGGACTCTCGACAGAAGAGCTTGCTGCTCGTAATGATTTGGTCCTTGCATTACCAGATAGGGTTGAAGCAATACCTGATGGAACTGCAGCTGCTCCCAAACAAACTGGAGGTTGGGGGGCTTCAGCATCCCGTACTGAAATCAAATTTGATTCAG ATGGTCGTTTTGATAGTGAATACTTTCAAGAAAGTGAGACATCTAGCCAATTCAGGCAGGAGTATGAAATGCGAAGAATGAAGCAG GATCAAGGTTTGGATATGATTTCAGAAGGTTTGGATACTCTGAAAAACATGGCTCATGACATgaatgag GAGTTGGATAGGCAAGTTCCTTTGATGGATGAAATCGACACAAAG GTAGACAAGGCAACAGCTGACCTTAAAAACACCAATGTTCGACTCAAAGACACTGTTAATCAG TTGAGATCTAGCCGAAACTTCTGCATTGATATTATTTTGTTGTGCATAATCCTGGGAATTGCTGCCTATTTGTACAA TGTGCTGAAGAAGTGA
- the LOC110667297 gene encoding zinc finger protein JACKDAW: MMSGDSFSIPSSIPGFAHQEQNANPNPKPNSYHEPKKKRNLPGTCDPDAEVIALSPKTLMATNRFICEICNKGFQRDQNLQLHRRGHNLPWKLKQRTNKEVRKKVYLCPEKTCVHHDPSRALGDLTGIKKHYSRKHGEKKWKCEKCLKKYAVQSDWKAHSKTCGTREYKCDCGTLFSRKDSFITHRAFCDALAEESARINSTAATNLNFRNDTVNLPHYGVPGHGGQDISGISQLSSSGFRPDFSGLPSLSAYQQKTGLSLWLNQAISEISPADNVANHSNVYASSSSTGLPEMMQIGSNLYVSSSTANFGNLTLSGLPHGLKGGGGGGSNMGPDNMMDSLPSLYSDNHQNKKLKPTAPMSATALLQKAAQMDSIRSNQSFLGSNIYGLMSSSSSSNTSNLNTLNHNRNEQLHQVFQNVNKQPAESNLAVTNNSVATDDTIMVVSSGLHQVVMQYTGKQNDQPVQLKL; this comes from the exons ATGATGTCTGGCGATTCTTTCTCTATTCCTTCATCCATTCCAGGGTTTGCTCATCAAGAACAGAatgcaaaccctaaccctaaaccTAATTCTTATCATGAGCCTAAGAAGAAGAGAAATTTGCCTGGAACATGTG ATCCAGATGCTGAAGTTATTGCTCTATCTCCTAAGACTCTCATGGCTACAAACCGATTCATATGCGAAATATGCAATAAAGGTTTCCAAAGAGACCAAAACTTGCAGCTTCATCGGAGAGGTCACAATCTTCCATGGAAGCTAAAGCAAAGGACCAACAAGGAAGTCCGAAAGAAAGTCTATCTATGCCCGGAAAAGACCTGCGTTCACCATGATCCATCAAGAGCTCTCGGCGATCTCACAGGAATAAAAAAGCATTACAGCAGGAAACATGGAGAGAAGAAATGGAAGTGCGAGAAGTGTTTAAAGAAATATGCAGTTCAATCTGATTGGAAAGCTCACTCCAAGACTTGTGGAACTAGAGAATATAAATGTGATTGTGGGACTTTATTTTCCAG GAAAGATAGCTTTATCACCCATAGAGCTTTTTGTGATGCCTTAGCTGAAGAAAGTGCAAGAATCAATTCAACTGCAGCAACCAATCTAAATTTCAGAAATGATACAGTTAATTTGCCTCATTATGGAGTTCCAGGCCATGGAGGTCAAGATATTTCTGGAATTTCCCAACTCAGTTCATCAGGTTTTAGACCAGATTTCAGTGGCTTGCCTTCCCTAAGTGCTTATCAACAAAAGACCGGATTGTCCCTGTGGCTAAATCAAGCAATTTCTGAGATCAGTCCTGCTGATAATGTGGCCAATCATTCTAATGTTTATGCATCTTCAAGTTCAACTGGCTTGCCAGAGATGATGCAAATAGGATCAAATCTTTATGTTTCATCATCCACCGCCAATTTTGGTAATTTAACCTTATCAGGTTTGCCTCATGGACtaaaaggaggaggaggaggtggtagtAACATGGGGCCTGATAATATGATGGATTCATTGCCTTCTCTGTACTCCGATAATCATCAAAATAAGAAATTGAAGCCAACTGCACCCATGTCCGCCACTGCTCTTCTTCAAAAGGCAGCTCAAATGGATTCTATAAGAAGTAATCAATCTTTCCTTGGAAGTAACATTTATGGACTAATGagctcttcttcttcatccaatACATCCAACCTCAACACTCTCAACCATAACAGAAATGAGCAGCTGCACCAGGTCTTCCAAAATGTCAATAAGCAACCTGCAGAGAGTAATTTAGCGGTAACAAACAATAGTGTAGCTACGGACGATACTATAATGGTTGTATCAAGTGGCCTTCATCAGGTTGTGATGCAATATACTGGAAAACAAAATGATCAACCAGTCCAATTGAAGCTGTAA
- the LOC110667295 gene encoding dnaJ protein P58IPK homolog isoform X2 has product MDTMRLRWGLVVDGVARRGMAYTLFILHFVFVCQLLLLRPLVSASELFEKMERSVKFKRYSEALDDLNAAIEVDPTLSEAYFRRASILRQLCRYEESEKSYTKFLELKPRHKTAEKELSQLLQAQSALDTAFTLFDSGDYAKSLEFVDKVVLVFSPACSKAKLLKVRLLLAVKDYSAAISETGYILKEDETNLEAFFLRGRAYYYLADHDVASKHFQKGLRLDPEHSELKKAYFGLKNLLKKTKSAEDNVNKGKLRVAVEDYKAALSLDPDHLAYNVHLHLGLCKVLVKLGRGKDALTSCTEALNIDGDLLEALVQRGEAKLLIEDWEGAVQDLKSAAEKSPQDVNIRETLMRAEKALKMSKRQDWYKILGVSKTASVSEIKRAYKKLALQWHPDKNVDNREEAEAKFQKVAAAYEVLSDEDKRARYDRGEDLEEMGMGGGGGGFNPFGGGGQQFTFQFEGGFPGGFGGFDGGFPGGFQFHF; this is encoded by the exons atGGATACGATGAGATTGCGGTGGGGGTTGGTGGTGGATGGTGTGGCACGGAGAGGAATGGCGTATACACTATTTAtacttcattttgtgtttgtttgccaGCTCTTACTTCTTCGACCTCTTGTTTCTGCTTCAG AGTTATTTGAAAAGATGGAGCGCAGTGTAAAGTTTAAGCGTTATAGCGAGGCCCTTGATGATCTTAATGCAGCCATTGAGGTAGATCCAACACTATCAGAAGCATATTTTCGTCGAGCTTCTATTCTTCGTCAGCTATGCAG ATATGAAGAATCGGAAAAGAGCTATACCAAATTTCTGGAGCTAAAACCAAGGCATAAAACAGCAGAAAAGGAGCTTTCTCAATTACTTCAGGCTCAGAGTGCTTTAGATACAGCTTTTACTCTATTTGATTCAGGCGATTATGCAAAATCTCTGGAATTTGTTGATAAAGTTGTACTTGTTTTTTCCCCAGCCTGCTCAAAG GCTAAACTCCTAAAAGTTAGATTGTTGCTAGCAGTTAAAGACTATTCTGCTGCCATCTCTGAAACAGGTTATATTCTCAAGGAAGATGAAACTAATCTAGAGGCATTCTTTCTCCGTGGCCGCGCCTACTACTATTTAGCGGATCATGATGTTGCTTCAAA GCATTTCCAAAAAGGTCTTCGTCTCGATCCAGAACACAGTGAGCTGAAGAAAGCATATTTTGGATTAAAAAATTTACTCAAGAAGACTAAAAGT GCAGAAGATAATGTAAATAAGGGCAAGCTGCGTGTTGCAGTAGAGGACTATAAAGCAGCTCTTTCATTGGACCCTGATCATCTTGCATATAATGTTCACCTCCATCTAGGCTTGTGTAAGGTATTGGTCAAGCTTGGTAGGGGCAAAGATGCTTTGACTAGCTGCACTGAAGCACTTAACATTGATGGGGATCTACTTGAAGCTTTAGTGCAG AGGGGTGAAGCTAAACTCTTAATAGAGGACTGGGAAGGAGCTGTTCAAGATCTCAAATCAGCAGCTGAGAAATCACCTCAG GATGTGAATATACGGGAAACATTAATGCGAGCAGAGAAAGCCTTAAAGATGAGCAAACGGCAAGATTGGTACAAGATTTTGGGAGTATCAAAGACTGCCTCTGTATCTGAGATCAAGCGTGCCTATAAAAAACTTGCTTTGCAATGGCACCCAGATAAGAATGTTGATAATAGAGAAGAAGCAGAAGCCAAGTTCCAAAAAGTTGCTGCTGCATATGAG GTTCTTAGTGATGAAGATAAGCGTGCAAGATATGATAGAGGAGAAGACTTAGAAGAAATGGGAATgggtggtggaggtggtggtttcAACCCCTTTGGTGGTGGAGGGCAACAATTCACATTTCAGTTTGAAGGAGGCTTTCCAGGGGGCTTTGGAGGATTTGATGGTGGTTTTCCTGGTGGTTTTCAGTTCCATTTTTGA
- the LOC110667295 gene encoding dnaJ protein P58IPK homolog isoform X1: MDTMRLRWGLVVDGVARRGMAYTLFILHFVFVCQLLLLRPLVSASDGKSGNVAELFEKMERSVKFKRYSEALDDLNAAIEVDPTLSEAYFRRASILRQLCRYEESEKSYTKFLELKPRHKTAEKELSQLLQAQSALDTAFTLFDSGDYAKSLEFVDKVVLVFSPACSKAKLLKVRLLLAVKDYSAAISETGYILKEDETNLEAFFLRGRAYYYLADHDVASKHFQKGLRLDPEHSELKKAYFGLKNLLKKTKSAEDNVNKGKLRVAVEDYKAALSLDPDHLAYNVHLHLGLCKVLVKLGRGKDALTSCTEALNIDGDLLEALVQRGEAKLLIEDWEGAVQDLKSAAEKSPQDVNIRETLMRAEKALKMSKRQDWYKILGVSKTASVSEIKRAYKKLALQWHPDKNVDNREEAEAKFQKVAAAYEVLSDEDKRARYDRGEDLEEMGMGGGGGGFNPFGGGGQQFTFQFEGGFPGGFGGFDGGFPGGFQFHF, from the exons atGGATACGATGAGATTGCGGTGGGGGTTGGTGGTGGATGGTGTGGCACGGAGAGGAATGGCGTATACACTATTTAtacttcattttgtgtttgtttgccaGCTCTTACTTCTTCGACCTCTTGTTTCTGCTTCAG atGGTAAAAGTGGAAATGTTGCAGAGTTATTTGAAAAGATGGAGCGCAGTGTAAAGTTTAAGCGTTATAGCGAGGCCCTTGATGATCTTAATGCAGCCATTGAGGTAGATCCAACACTATCAGAAGCATATTTTCGTCGAGCTTCTATTCTTCGTCAGCTATGCAG ATATGAAGAATCGGAAAAGAGCTATACCAAATTTCTGGAGCTAAAACCAAGGCATAAAACAGCAGAAAAGGAGCTTTCTCAATTACTTCAGGCTCAGAGTGCTTTAGATACAGCTTTTACTCTATTTGATTCAGGCGATTATGCAAAATCTCTGGAATTTGTTGATAAAGTTGTACTTGTTTTTTCCCCAGCCTGCTCAAAG GCTAAACTCCTAAAAGTTAGATTGTTGCTAGCAGTTAAAGACTATTCTGCTGCCATCTCTGAAACAGGTTATATTCTCAAGGAAGATGAAACTAATCTAGAGGCATTCTTTCTCCGTGGCCGCGCCTACTACTATTTAGCGGATCATGATGTTGCTTCAAA GCATTTCCAAAAAGGTCTTCGTCTCGATCCAGAACACAGTGAGCTGAAGAAAGCATATTTTGGATTAAAAAATTTACTCAAGAAGACTAAAAGT GCAGAAGATAATGTAAATAAGGGCAAGCTGCGTGTTGCAGTAGAGGACTATAAAGCAGCTCTTTCATTGGACCCTGATCATCTTGCATATAATGTTCACCTCCATCTAGGCTTGTGTAAGGTATTGGTCAAGCTTGGTAGGGGCAAAGATGCTTTGACTAGCTGCACTGAAGCACTTAACATTGATGGGGATCTACTTGAAGCTTTAGTGCAG AGGGGTGAAGCTAAACTCTTAATAGAGGACTGGGAAGGAGCTGTTCAAGATCTCAAATCAGCAGCTGAGAAATCACCTCAG GATGTGAATATACGGGAAACATTAATGCGAGCAGAGAAAGCCTTAAAGATGAGCAAACGGCAAGATTGGTACAAGATTTTGGGAGTATCAAAGACTGCCTCTGTATCTGAGATCAAGCGTGCCTATAAAAAACTTGCTTTGCAATGGCACCCAGATAAGAATGTTGATAATAGAGAAGAAGCAGAAGCCAAGTTCCAAAAAGTTGCTGCTGCATATGAG GTTCTTAGTGATGAAGATAAGCGTGCAAGATATGATAGAGGAGAAGACTTAGAAGAAATGGGAATgggtggtggaggtggtggtttcAACCCCTTTGGTGGTGGAGGGCAACAATTCACATTTCAGTTTGAAGGAGGCTTTCCAGGGGGCTTTGGAGGATTTGATGGTGGTTTTCCTGGTGGTTTTCAGTTCCATTTTTGA